The nucleotide sequence CGCGATGCGCGCTTTCAGCTCGGCGAGCGCTTGAGGGCCCGTCGGAGCAGCGCTGCCGATGCCGCGGCGATTTGAACCTATCCGCCGCGCCGATCGTCCTAACACTATGGGATTCGCGGCAAAATCTCCGCTTGATGCCGGGCATCCACGGAGCAAGTGAGCAGGAGGGGCCGCTGTGACCGACATCAGCCTTGAAGCCGTAACAGGCAAACTGAACCGGGCCGGCTATGATGCCTTCATACAGGCCCTGCGCCACGCCAAGAGCGCCGGTAACCGCAACGTCGAGCTTGCGCACTGGCTGTTTCATATCCTGCAGCAGGAACGCAACGACCTCAGCCTCTCGGTCGATCACTATAAGCTCGACCGGGCACGCTTGTTGTCGGACCTCGCCGGCGTCATCAATGGCTTTCGCAAGAACGAAACCGACATGCCGGGCGTCGCCAATTCGGTCATCGATCTCCTCGATCGGGGCTGGCACTATGCGACGCTCTTCTTCGGCGAAACCCAGATCCGCACCGGCCATCTGTTGGTGGCAGGCCTGAAATCGAACGATATCCGTCGCACGCTGAACAACATCTCGCAGGAGTTCGCCAAGGTCAACGTCGACGCACTGGCCGCGGAGCGTCGCGCCGTCTGGGCCGGCTCCGACGAGGAGACCATGCGGCCGATGGACGGCTCGGGATTGGTCGGCGCCGGCACGGAAGGTGCGGACAAGGCGGGTCCCAAGGGGACGACACCGCTCGACCGGTTCTCCCAGGATCTCACCGCCAAGGCCAAATCAGGCCAGATGGATCCGATCCTCGGTCGCGATGAGGAAATCCGCCAACTGATCGACGTGCTGATGCGCCGGCGGCAGAACAATCCAATCCTCACCGGCGAGGCCGGCGTCGGCAAGACGGCCGTGGTCGAGGGCTTCGCCCAGCGCATCGCCGCGGGCGACGTTCCGCCACCTCTGCGCAACGTAAGGCTCTGCGCGCTTGACATCGGCCTGATGCAGGCCGGCGCCTCCATGAAGGGCGAATTCGAGCAGCGCTTGCGCTCGGTGATCGATGAGGTCCAGAGCTCACCCACTCCCACTATCCTGTTCATAGACGAAGCCCACACGCTGATAGGCGCCGGCGGCGCGGCCGGCACCGGGGACGCCGCCAATCTCCTGAAACCTCCCCTCGCCCGTGGCACGCTGCGCACGATCGCCGCCACCACATGGGCAGAGTATCGCCAGTATATCGAGAAGGACCCCGCGCTTACGCGGCGCTTCCAGCCGATCCAAATCGATGAACCCGATGTCGACACCTGCTGCACCATGCTGCGCGGACTTCTCGGTCCGATGGAGAAGCACCACGGAGTCCGCATCTCGGATGCTGCAATCGTTGCAGCAGTCAACCTTTCGCACCGCTACATTCCATCGCGACAGTTGCCGGACAAGGCGGTCAGCCTGCTCGACACTGCCTCGGCGCGCGTGGCCATCAGCCAGAGCGCGACGCCAGCCCTGATCGAGGATACCCGCGTCGCGATTGCCGCTCGAGAGGCGGAAAGATCAGCGCTAGTGAGCGATGGCGATCTGGGGGTCGAGGACAGCGAGCGCATTGTCGCGATCGACGGCGACATCGCAGCACTGAAGGAAAGGTTGACGAGCCTCGAGACCGATTGGGCCGCAGAGCAGAAGCTCGTCAAGGACATCCGCAGCATTCGCGAGATCCTGACCGAACCCGAGGAAGGCGAGGATCCGGCTGCCAAGCGCGCCGAGCTGCGCGGCAAGTTCGAGACGCTGGAAAGCATCAATCCGGAAAAGCGGATGGTCTATGCCCATGTGGACCAGCAGTCGGTAGCGTCCGTCGTATCTGACTGGACCGGCATCCCGGTCGGGCGGATGATGCGCGACGAGATCGAAACCGTGCTGAAGCTGCCGGAGATCCTCAACCGCCGCGTCGTCGGCCAGTCCCATGGGCTGACGATGATCGCCAAGCGAATTGAGACCAGCCGCGCCAAGCTGGACAACCCGTCGAAGCCGATCGGCGTGTTCATGCTGGCCGGACCGTCCGGGGTGGGCAAAACTGAAACCGCCCTGGCGCTTGCCGAGACCCTCTACGGCGGCGAGCAGAACATGATCACGATCAACATGTCGGAATTCCAGGAGGCACACACCGTCTCAACCCTGAAGGGTGCACCTCCCGGCTATGTCGGCTATGGCGAAGGCGGTCGTCTCACCGAGGCGGTCCGGCGCAAGCCCTACAGCGTGATCCTGCTCGACGAGGTCGAGAAGGCCCATCCCGACGTCCACGAGATTTTCTTCCAGGTGTTCGACAAGGGAACCATGGAAGACGGTAACGGGCGGCGGATCGACTTCAAGAACACCTTGATCATTCTGACCACCAACGTCGGGACTGATCTGATCATGGGCCTGTCGCGCGATCCAAAGTATCGCAACGAGCCGGAGGAGCTCGCCAGGATGCTGAGACCGGAATTGCTGAAGGTGTTTCCAGCGGCGCTGCTCGGACGCATCGTCTCGATTCCGTACTTCCCGCTATCGGACGAGATGCTCGCCGGGATCGTCCGGCTGCAGCTCGACCGGATCGGGCGGCGTCTGCGTGACAATCACAATGCGGCCTTCAGCTACGACGATGCGGTCGTGGAGCACATTGTGTCGCGTTGCAACGATCCGGATTCCGGCGGGCGCATGATCGACAACATCATCACCAACACCCTGCTGCCGG is from Bradyrhizobium sp. ISRA430 and encodes:
- the tssH gene encoding type VI secretion system ATPase TssH translates to MTDISLEAVTGKLNRAGYDAFIQALRHAKSAGNRNVELAHWLFHILQQERNDLSLSVDHYKLDRARLLSDLAGVINGFRKNETDMPGVANSVIDLLDRGWHYATLFFGETQIRTGHLLVAGLKSNDIRRTLNNISQEFAKVNVDALAAERRAVWAGSDEETMRPMDGSGLVGAGTEGADKAGPKGTTPLDRFSQDLTAKAKSGQMDPILGRDEEIRQLIDVLMRRRQNNPILTGEAGVGKTAVVEGFAQRIAAGDVPPPLRNVRLCALDIGLMQAGASMKGEFEQRLRSVIDEVQSSPTPTILFIDEAHTLIGAGGAAGTGDAANLLKPPLARGTLRTIAATTWAEYRQYIEKDPALTRRFQPIQIDEPDVDTCCTMLRGLLGPMEKHHGVRISDAAIVAAVNLSHRYIPSRQLPDKAVSLLDTASARVAISQSATPALIEDTRVAIAAREAERSALVSDGDLGVEDSERIVAIDGDIAALKERLTSLETDWAAEQKLVKDIRSIREILTEPEEGEDPAAKRAELRGKFETLESINPEKRMVYAHVDQQSVASVVSDWTGIPVGRMMRDEIETVLKLPEILNRRVVGQSHGLTMIAKRIETSRAKLDNPSKPIGVFMLAGPSGVGKTETALALAETLYGGEQNMITINMSEFQEAHTVSTLKGAPPGYVGYGEGGRLTEAVRRKPYSVILLDEVEKAHPDVHEIFFQVFDKGTMEDGNGRRIDFKNTLIILTTNVGTDLIMGLSRDPKYRNEPEELARMLRPELLKVFPAALLGRIVSIPYFPLSDEMLAGIVRLQLDRIGRRLRDNHNAAFSYDDAVVEHIVSRCNDPDSGGRMIDNIITNTLLPELSREFLSKSLAKEEIKQARVSIEDHKFAYSWT